The Raphanus sativus cultivar WK10039 chromosome 2, ASM80110v3, whole genome shotgun sequence genome includes a region encoding these proteins:
- the LOC108822570 gene encoding uncharacterized protein LOC108822570 encodes MESKEGESLIMRREMLLKLQEKIAKATSDLKASGSSSAYTSTQLQNISKEIQLLLTKKTANAQIRDELDKVFAAEEVGHLCDVCGRDLASDPERPNASLRSLQEACVLACGHVYHFKCLRGTTLDLDNPSCILCTS; translated from the exons GAATCCAAAGAAGGAGAAAGTCTGATCATGAGGAGAGAGATGCTCTTGAAGCTTCAAGAGAAGATTGCGAAAGCCACTTCTGACCTCAAAGCGTCAGGATCATCATCGGCCTACACTTCAACTCAACTCCAAAACATCTCTAAAGAGATCCAACTTCTTCTCACGAAAAAGACTGCAAATGCTCAGATTCGCGATG AGCTTGACAAGGTGTTTGCTGCTGAGGAAGTTGGACATTTATGTGACGTGTGCGGGAGAGACCTAGCCTCTGATCCAGAAAGACCTAATGCTTCTTTGCGTAGCTTACAAGAAGCGTGCGTGCTGGCTTGTGGTCATGTCTACCACTTCAAGTGTTTGAGAGGCACCACTCTTGATCTTGATAATCCTTCCTGCATTTTATGCACCAGCTAG
- the LOC108822560 gene encoding uncharacterized protein LOC108822560 isoform X1, which translates to MVERTMSLGFGANGETTSGVRETMWAQQELLQKITQELDDEREASSSAASEALSMILRLQGEKAALEMETSQYKRMAEEKMCHAETSLTLFEDLIYSKEMEIASLEFQVQAYRCKLLSVGCSDPAVVENKFPENLVLSGDTRKMKRNLSSPFDGMSSERRRLLLSADSNGDGFEEKRGSLSPGEDLSVYWEEMRRIDDHVREISDTRDSPKETKWPLLRRKSMSHALVSQVSSTILESAKSDVSSIMEMMKNPDRFSYSSEESRSINVFEVPKTKESLTIIEEEEEEESQQVRGKKNMVTSKAQPSIKEEHLSLLKEIREQVGVMQSEMRSLRSELHQTQPVLSHHLKEDPSLNSVHEAMIHFWL; encoded by the exons ATGGTGGAGAGAACGATGAGTCTAGGGTTCGGAGCCAACGGAGAAACCACCTCAGGGGTTAGAGAAACAATGTGGGCGCAGCAAGAGCTTCTTCAGAAGATCACTCAGGAGCTCGACGACGAACGAGAAGCCTCTTCGTCGGCTGCTTCAGAGGCCTTGTCGATGATCCTGAGGCTCCAGGGAGAGAAAGCAGCGCTGGAGATGGAGACTAGTCAGTACAAGAGGATGGCGGAGGAGAAGATGTGCCATGCTGAGACCTCTCTGACGCTCTTCGAAGATCTGATCTACAGCAAGGAGATGGAGATCGCGTCTCTCGAGTTTCAGGTTCAGGCTTACAGATGTAAACTGCTCAGCGTTGGTTGCTCTGATCCTGCCGTCGTGGAGAACAAGTTTCCGGAAAATCTTGTCTTGTCTGGTGATACGAGGAAGATGAAGCGTAATCTATCG AGTCCTTTCGATGGGATGAGCAGTGAGAGAAGGAGGTTGCTTCTGTCTGCTGATAGTAATGGCGACGGTTTTGAGGAGAAGAGAGGTTCTTTATCTCCTGGTGAAGACTTGAGCGTTTACTGGGAAGAGATGAGGAGAATAGACGACCATGTTCGTGAGATTTCAGACACGAGAGATTCTCCCAAGGAGACTAAATGGCCTTTGCTTAGGCGCAAGTCTATGTCACATGCGTTGGTTTCACAGGTCAGCAGTACTATCCTGGAGTCAGCCAAGAGCGATGTCAGTTCGATAATGGAGATGATGAAGAACCCTGATAGATTCTCTTATTCGTCGGAGGAGTCTCGGTCTATAAATGTCTTTGAGGTTCCAAAGACAAAGGAGAGCCTTACAATcatcgaagaagaagaggaagaagaatcaCAACAGGTTAGAGGGAAGAAGAATATGGTGACTAGTAAGGCGCAGCCAAGCATCAAGGAAGAACATCTGAGTTTGTTAAAGGAGATTAGAGAACAGGTCGGTGTAATGCAGTCAGAGATGAGAAGCTTAAGATCAGAACTGCATCAAACTCAACCTGTGTTGTCCCATCATCTTAAGGAGGATCCATCCCTAAACTCAGTTCATGAG GCAATGATTCACTTCTGGCTCTAG
- the LOC108822560 gene encoding uncharacterized protein LOC108822560 isoform X2, with protein sequence MVERTMSLGFGANGETTSGLLQKITQELDDEREASSSAASEALSMILRLQGEKAALEMETSQYKRMAEEKMCHAETSLTLFEDLIYSKEMEIASLEFQVQAYRCKLLSVGCSDPAVVENKFPENLVLSGDTRKMKRNLSSPFDGMSSERRRLLLSADSNGDGFEEKRGSLSPGEDLSVYWEEMRRIDDHVREISDTRDSPKETKWPLLRRKSMSHALVSQVSSTILESAKSDVSSIMEMMKNPDRFSYSSEESRSINVFEVPKTKESLTIIEEEEEEESQQVRGKKNMVTSKAQPSIKEEHLSLLKEIREQVGVMQSEMRSLRSELHQTQPVLSHHLKEDPSLNSVHEAMIHFWL encoded by the exons ATGGTGGAGAGAACGATGAGTCTAGGGTTCGGAGCCAACGGAGAAACCACCTCAGGG CTTCTTCAGAAGATCACTCAGGAGCTCGACGACGAACGAGAAGCCTCTTCGTCGGCTGCTTCAGAGGCCTTGTCGATGATCCTGAGGCTCCAGGGAGAGAAAGCAGCGCTGGAGATGGAGACTAGTCAGTACAAGAGGATGGCGGAGGAGAAGATGTGCCATGCTGAGACCTCTCTGACGCTCTTCGAAGATCTGATCTACAGCAAGGAGATGGAGATCGCGTCTCTCGAGTTTCAGGTTCAGGCTTACAGATGTAAACTGCTCAGCGTTGGTTGCTCTGATCCTGCCGTCGTGGAGAACAAGTTTCCGGAAAATCTTGTCTTGTCTGGTGATACGAGGAAGATGAAGCGTAATCTATCG AGTCCTTTCGATGGGATGAGCAGTGAGAGAAGGAGGTTGCTTCTGTCTGCTGATAGTAATGGCGACGGTTTTGAGGAGAAGAGAGGTTCTTTATCTCCTGGTGAAGACTTGAGCGTTTACTGGGAAGAGATGAGGAGAATAGACGACCATGTTCGTGAGATTTCAGACACGAGAGATTCTCCCAAGGAGACTAAATGGCCTTTGCTTAGGCGCAAGTCTATGTCACATGCGTTGGTTTCACAGGTCAGCAGTACTATCCTGGAGTCAGCCAAGAGCGATGTCAGTTCGATAATGGAGATGATGAAGAACCCTGATAGATTCTCTTATTCGTCGGAGGAGTCTCGGTCTATAAATGTCTTTGAGGTTCCAAAGACAAAGGAGAGCCTTACAATcatcgaagaagaagaggaagaagaatcaCAACAGGTTAGAGGGAAGAAGAATATGGTGACTAGTAAGGCGCAGCCAAGCATCAAGGAAGAACATCTGAGTTTGTTAAAGGAGATTAGAGAACAGGTCGGTGTAATGCAGTCAGAGATGAGAAGCTTAAGATCAGAACTGCATCAAACTCAACCTGTGTTGTCCCATCATCTTAAGGAGGATCCATCCCTAAACTCAGTTCATGAG GCAATGATTCACTTCTGGCTCTAG